One genomic window of Bactrocera dorsalis isolate Fly_Bdor chromosome 4, ASM2337382v1, whole genome shotgun sequence includes the following:
- the LOC105232156 gene encoding putative uncharacterized protein DDB_G0277255 isoform X2, with the protein MSPDNPTQILTTHDLTSLRTLQRVINTNNNNTAVDDNVNYNSHGHNNNNTTRNHNFNLSHNSNIITNGIHNHHNNSNGNASGGNLVFSTIPLDGHALFIQPSHLLPANAAASLTSKGLQQATQTRGLVTAATNGLRTVNSINHSNISPAVSNATTFISSSSNSSSNNNNNSNNSLNSFLAKATILSANLSNGKAGGKIFSTGGTTFSSNTNNMPTTSKYVLLQPNGNGQFTTYEGPTPAAAAAAAANGNVAAPSVGNIVLLATEPMDLNGSAAVSGDATAVGRVIATTTSVTGDNDEELRSLAWLNDSNLIKGIVTTSAAGGAAGANVKRGGAANSGNICIVSASNAHELIEELPHHVGSEEVTTTTPSGNVSTTSAGISNNTNNNNNITTPTELKASTQITALSVGDLQQLKRFGNIITTGTPITLLPQHDGTAAAAGGRKDEPAHIFGNISGISATTTVHMGPSGTTTVVEYKSNGNIPTLQPRQLLSAAGVGNVSSGTTITPTNLSSSSNSSANNNSNNINSSNYVPSSPSSTHSTHSIVASTPASAAASNPAALSVSYSTAPSTQLSVAGANNGTTVLSLSKQLTTLPGGVVTVTNGNGTTNTIYQGQQQQQQKQQTVASNNNTSSGSSTSSTTHHPHKKYLREKMNVLDHGGGGSSSGGGGGVIANTTANNVNSTNGAVNATTSNITVVASPASSSSSFSSSVSVSSSSSSTAAVNGGNSPVSKSFYAGAANNSHNTSAVNGSSSSSSGAINYSSTANTTPTVVLGSVSAVATNSVHTITSSPVAAGVPPTYAIMQYQSVASSPSMSSPEPNNSKEMYPLIAPQLQQQRNSMRSPTSYSSYDNDSLKDFEISTNGSSGLSRNNTSTPQHQMHQSTQSQQLSSSGSSASSKNSHNGSTGGGGGSNSNGAVTPQKQKHPNNVPYDPFVHTHNKPPYSFSSLIFMAIEGSNEKALPVKEIYTWIMQHFPYFKTAPAGWKNSVRHNLSLNKSFVKVEKAPNMGKGSLWRVEPQQRQNLIQALNRSPFFPNSAVDKSASLKSPGGNDSLVGYDTVDSVGSSGGGACSPAPKSNINPRIDPRLYPKLSKVIGGQDVPDEDTPSDYSTTNHNNNLNNHNSNSNNKYNTYNSSPVQQNGVSGGGTSILGAFSSYESIERLARDCGADSIDDVNAATAMLALKHGPKVFAETFQNGAPVITSSPSEDHTYSAGGGAGGGAGANSGSTTPVANGNMAPLALNGNTQYAVNGAQQQQNGCNGDNQSNYTSSDAAYESSEDNNNITPEELEDQRRQREGVDALLSLSRSSVVESPTKRPSSTSVEEEHLTACLENNKVNNNNNSHFTNGNGKMALLTSAVAYSQQQQHHLYEDSSSFHSPSYYGTAHSGPHQLHHHLGLGGGSAQRKIKPLRSLRTKIKRKAPWMSKAR; encoded by the exons ATGTCGCCGGATAATCCTACTCAGATTTTAACCACACATGATTTGACCAGCTTACGTACCCTACAGCGTGTgatcaacaccaacaataacaatacagCTGTTGACGACAACGTCAATTATAACAGCCacggccacaacaacaacaatactaccCGCAATCACAATTTCAATCTCAGCCACAATAGCAATATCATCACAAACGGCATACATAATCATCACAACAACAGTAACGGCAACGCCAGTGGCGGTAATCTTGTTTTCTCCACCATCCCACTCGACGGCCACGCCCTGTTCATCCAACCATCGCACCTGTTGCCCGCGAACGCTGCCGCTTCGCTTACCAGTAAGGGTTTGCAACAGGCTACGCAAACGCGCGGCCTGGttacagcagcaacaaatggTTTACGCACCGTTAATAGCATTAACCATAGCAATATTAGTCCCGCCGTCAGCAACGCTACCACCTTTATCAGCAGCagtagcaacagcagcagcaacaacaacaacaacagtaataacagTTTAAACAGTTTTCTTGCCAAAGCAACCATACTGAGCGCAAATCTCAGTAACGGTAAAGCGGGCGGCAAAATCTTCAGCACCGGTGGCACAACTTTCAGCAGCAACACTAATAACATGCCCACCACAtccaaatatgttttattacaGCCCAATGGTAATGGACAGTTTACCACCTACGAAGGTCCAACGCCAGCGGCGGCAGCAGCCGCGGCAGCAAACGGCAATGTGGCAGCGCCCAGCGTAGGCAACATAGTGTTGCTTGCCACCGAACCAATGGACTTGAATGGTAGTGCCGCGgtgagtggtgatgccactgcTGTTGGGCGTGTCATTGCCACAACGACGAGCGTTACGGGTGATAATGATGAGGAGCTGCGATCATTAGCGTGGCTGAATGACAGCAATTTGATTAAAGGCATAGTGACTACGAGTGCGGCGGGTGGTGCCGCCGGTGCCAATGTAAAGCGTGGTGGAGCAGCGAATAGCGGCAATATTTGCATAGTAAGCGCTAGCAATGCGCATGAGCTGATCGAGGAGCTGCCACATCATGTAGGCAGCGAAGAGGTGACCACCACCACGCCCAGTGGCAATGTCAGCACTACTAGTGCTGGCATAAgcaataatacaaataataacaacaacatcactACACCAACTGAGCTGAAAGCCAGCACACAAATAACAGCGCTTAGCGTTGGCGATCTGCAGCAACTCAAGCGTTTCGGCAATATAATCACAACTGGTACACCGATCACTTTACTGCCACAGCACGACGGCACAGCTGCTGCTGCAGGTGGTAGAAAAGATGAGCCGGCACACATTTTCGGCAATATTAGCGGCATTAGTGCCACGACTACGGTGCATATGGGACCGAGCGGTACCACTACCGTGGTCGAGTACAAATCGAACGGTAATATACCGACACTACAGCCGAGACAACTACTCAGTGCTGCCGGTGTTGGCAATGTCAGCAGTGGCACCACTATAACGCCGACAAATttaagcagcagcagcaacagtagtgcaaataataacagcaataatATAAATTCTAGCAACTATGTGCCTTCTTCACCTTCTTCAACTCACAGCACCCATTCAATTGTAGCCAGCACACCCGCCTCCGCCGCTGCTTCAAATCCTGCCGCACTATCTGTTTCCTACTCGACGGCGCCCTCCACTCAGTTGAGCGTTGCCGGCGCCAATAACGGTACGACAGTGCTTAGCCTGTCGAAACAATTGACAACGCTGCCGGGCGGTGTTGTTACGGTTACCAATGGCAACGGCACGACTAACACAATTTATCAaggacaacaacagcagcagcaaaagcaacaaactgtcgctagtaacaacaacacaagcagCGGTAGCAGCACCTCCAGCACCACACATCACCCGCACAAGAAATATTTGCGCGAAAAGATGAACGTGCTGGATCATGGCGGTGGTGGTAGCAGTagtggtggcggtggtggtgttATCGCCAACACAACTGCCAACAATGTCAACAGCACCAATGGCGCTGTTAATGCCACAACTTCTAACATAACCGTAGTTGCTTCGCCAGCTTCTTCGAGCAGTTCGTTTTCCTCGTCCGTCTCAGTGTCATCCAGTTCATCGTCCACGGCCGCCGTTAACGGTGGTAATAGTCCAGTTTCTAAGTCATTCTATGCTGGCGCAGCCAACAACAGTCACAACACCAGCGCTgttaacggcagcagcagcagcagtagcggTGCCATAAACTACTCCAGCACGGCGAATACAACGCCGACAGTGGTGCTGGGCAGTGTATCAGCAGTCGCCACAAATAGCGTGCACACGATCACCAGCTCCCCGGTGGCAGCGGGTGTGCCGCCCACATACGCCATAATGCAGTACCAAAGTGTGGc CTCCTCACCTAGCATGTCCTCGCCAGAACCAAATAATTCCAAAGAAATGTATCCACTTATTGCACCTCAGCTACAGCAACAACGCAACTCGATGCGTTCGCCCACCTCCTATTCTAGCTATGATAATGACTCATTGAAAGATTTCGAAATATCCACCAATGGCTCAAGCGGCTTGAGCCGCAACAATACCAGTACACCACAACATCAAATGCACCAGTCCACGCAATCGCAACAACTGTCGTCTTCAGGTTCGTCGGCATCCTCGAAGAATAGCCATAACGGCAGCACTGGCGGCGGTGGTGGGTCAAATTCGAACGGTGCCGTCACACCACAAAAGCAAAAGCATCCGAACAATGTGCCCTACGATCCGTTCGTGCACACACACAACAAACCGCCCTATAGTTTTAG tTCCTTAATATTTATGGCCATTGAGGGCTCAAACGAGAAAGCTTTGCCCGTTAAAGAGATCTATACTTGGATTATGCAGCATTTTCCGTATTTCAAGACAGCACCAGCCGGTTGGAAGAACAGCGTACGTCACAATTTGTCCTTAAACAAGAGTTTTGTGAAAGTGGAGAAAGCGCCG AATATGGGCAAGGGCTCGCTTTGGCGCGTGGAACCACAACAAAGACAAAATCTCATACAAGCGCTAAATCGCTCACCATTCTTCCCCAACTCGGCCGTCGATAAGTCGGCATCGCTCAAGAGCCCTGGCGGCAATGACTCACTGGTTGGCTACGATACAGTCGACAGTGTAGGCAGCAGCGGTGGCGGTGCCTGCAGTCCAGCGCCTAAATCAAACATAAATCCGCGTATTGATCCGCGATTGTATCCTAAATTGTCAAAAGTTATTGGTGGGCAGGATGTGCCCGACGAAGACACTCCGTCCGACTATAGTACAACAAATCATAATAACAATTTGAATAAtcacaatagcaacagcaacaacaaatataacacTTATAATAGCTCACCAGTGCAGCAGAATGGGGTCAGTGGCGGTGGCACTTCCATATTGGGTGCTTTTAGCAGCTACGAAAGTATCGAGCGCTTGGCACGCGACTGCGGCGCTGATAGCATCGACGATGTAAACGCTGCAACGGCAATGTTGGCGTTGAAACATGGCCCTAAGGTGTTTGCAGAGACCTTCCAGAATGG TGCGCCCGTTATAACATCTTCACCAAGTGAGGATCATACCTACTCTGCAGGTGGCGGTGCAGGTGGTGGCGCTGGTGCCAACAGCGGTTCCACAACACCAGTAGCCAATGGCAATATGGCACCATTAGCCTTGAATGGCAATACACAGTATGCCGTTAATGGtgcacagcagcagcaaaatgGTTGCAATGGCGATAATCAAAGCAATTACACTTCCTCCGATGCGGCATACGAGAGCAGCGAAGATAA CAATAACATCACGCCCGAAGAGTTGGAGGATCAACGGCGTCAACGTGAGGGCGTCGATGCATTGCTCTCGCTCTCACGTTCCTCCGTTGTCGAATCGCCAACAAAGCGACCGTCATCGACCAGCGTCGAAGAAGAACACCTAACCGCCTGCCTTGAAAACAACAaagtcaacaacaataataatagtcaTTTTACCAATGGTAACGGTAAAATGGCATTACTTACCAGTGCGGTCGCCTAcagtcaacaacagcaacatcattTGTACGAGGACAGCAGCAGCTTTCATTCGCCCAGCTATTATGGCACGGCACACAGTGGACCACACCAATTGCATCACCATCTCGGCTTAGGCGGTGGCAGTGCACAGCGTAAAATCAAACCCTTGCGTAGTCTGCGCACAAAAATCAAGCGCAAAGCGCCATGGATGAGCAAGGCACGGTGA
- the LOC105232156 gene encoding putative uncharacterized protein DDB_G0277255 isoform X1, with amino-acid sequence MKLQQIQNLNTATGSGSGAYKMADLTKKMSPDNPTQILTTHDLTSLRTLQRVINTNNNNTAVDDNVNYNSHGHNNNNTTRNHNFNLSHNSNIITNGIHNHHNNSNGNASGGNLVFSTIPLDGHALFIQPSHLLPANAAASLTSKGLQQATQTRGLVTAATNGLRTVNSINHSNISPAVSNATTFISSSSNSSSNNNNNSNNSLNSFLAKATILSANLSNGKAGGKIFSTGGTTFSSNTNNMPTTSKYVLLQPNGNGQFTTYEGPTPAAAAAAAANGNVAAPSVGNIVLLATEPMDLNGSAAVSGDATAVGRVIATTTSVTGDNDEELRSLAWLNDSNLIKGIVTTSAAGGAAGANVKRGGAANSGNICIVSASNAHELIEELPHHVGSEEVTTTTPSGNVSTTSAGISNNTNNNNNITTPTELKASTQITALSVGDLQQLKRFGNIITTGTPITLLPQHDGTAAAAGGRKDEPAHIFGNISGISATTTVHMGPSGTTTVVEYKSNGNIPTLQPRQLLSAAGVGNVSSGTTITPTNLSSSSNSSANNNSNNINSSNYVPSSPSSTHSTHSIVASTPASAAASNPAALSVSYSTAPSTQLSVAGANNGTTVLSLSKQLTTLPGGVVTVTNGNGTTNTIYQGQQQQQQKQQTVASNNNTSSGSSTSSTTHHPHKKYLREKMNVLDHGGGGSSSGGGGGVIANTTANNVNSTNGAVNATTSNITVVASPASSSSSFSSSVSVSSSSSSTAAVNGGNSPVSKSFYAGAANNSHNTSAVNGSSSSSSGAINYSSTANTTPTVVLGSVSAVATNSVHTITSSPVAAGVPPTYAIMQYQSVASSPSMSSPEPNNSKEMYPLIAPQLQQQRNSMRSPTSYSSYDNDSLKDFEISTNGSSGLSRNNTSTPQHQMHQSTQSQQLSSSGSSASSKNSHNGSTGGGGGSNSNGAVTPQKQKHPNNVPYDPFVHTHNKPPYSFSSLIFMAIEGSNEKALPVKEIYTWIMQHFPYFKTAPAGWKNSVRHNLSLNKSFVKVEKAPNMGKGSLWRVEPQQRQNLIQALNRSPFFPNSAVDKSASLKSPGGNDSLVGYDTVDSVGSSGGGACSPAPKSNINPRIDPRLYPKLSKVIGGQDVPDEDTPSDYSTTNHNNNLNNHNSNSNNKYNTYNSSPVQQNGVSGGGTSILGAFSSYESIERLARDCGADSIDDVNAATAMLALKHGPKVFAETFQNGAPVITSSPSEDHTYSAGGGAGGGAGANSGSTTPVANGNMAPLALNGNTQYAVNGAQQQQNGCNGDNQSNYTSSDAAYESSEDNNNITPEELEDQRRQREGVDALLSLSRSSVVESPTKRPSSTSVEEEHLTACLENNKVNNNNNSHFTNGNGKMALLTSAVAYSQQQQHHLYEDSSSFHSPSYYGTAHSGPHQLHHHLGLGGGSAQRKIKPLRSLRTKIKRKAPWMSKAR; translated from the exons AATGTCGCCGGATAATCCTACTCAGATTTTAACCACACATGATTTGACCAGCTTACGTACCCTACAGCGTGTgatcaacaccaacaataacaatacagCTGTTGACGACAACGTCAATTATAACAGCCacggccacaacaacaacaatactaccCGCAATCACAATTTCAATCTCAGCCACAATAGCAATATCATCACAAACGGCATACATAATCATCACAACAACAGTAACGGCAACGCCAGTGGCGGTAATCTTGTTTTCTCCACCATCCCACTCGACGGCCACGCCCTGTTCATCCAACCATCGCACCTGTTGCCCGCGAACGCTGCCGCTTCGCTTACCAGTAAGGGTTTGCAACAGGCTACGCAAACGCGCGGCCTGGttacagcagcaacaaatggTTTACGCACCGTTAATAGCATTAACCATAGCAATATTAGTCCCGCCGTCAGCAACGCTACCACCTTTATCAGCAGCagtagcaacagcagcagcaacaacaacaacaacagtaataacagTTTAAACAGTTTTCTTGCCAAAGCAACCATACTGAGCGCAAATCTCAGTAACGGTAAAGCGGGCGGCAAAATCTTCAGCACCGGTGGCACAACTTTCAGCAGCAACACTAATAACATGCCCACCACAtccaaatatgttttattacaGCCCAATGGTAATGGACAGTTTACCACCTACGAAGGTCCAACGCCAGCGGCGGCAGCAGCCGCGGCAGCAAACGGCAATGTGGCAGCGCCCAGCGTAGGCAACATAGTGTTGCTTGCCACCGAACCAATGGACTTGAATGGTAGTGCCGCGgtgagtggtgatgccactgcTGTTGGGCGTGTCATTGCCACAACGACGAGCGTTACGGGTGATAATGATGAGGAGCTGCGATCATTAGCGTGGCTGAATGACAGCAATTTGATTAAAGGCATAGTGACTACGAGTGCGGCGGGTGGTGCCGCCGGTGCCAATGTAAAGCGTGGTGGAGCAGCGAATAGCGGCAATATTTGCATAGTAAGCGCTAGCAATGCGCATGAGCTGATCGAGGAGCTGCCACATCATGTAGGCAGCGAAGAGGTGACCACCACCACGCCCAGTGGCAATGTCAGCACTACTAGTGCTGGCATAAgcaataatacaaataataacaacaacatcactACACCAACTGAGCTGAAAGCCAGCACACAAATAACAGCGCTTAGCGTTGGCGATCTGCAGCAACTCAAGCGTTTCGGCAATATAATCACAACTGGTACACCGATCACTTTACTGCCACAGCACGACGGCACAGCTGCTGCTGCAGGTGGTAGAAAAGATGAGCCGGCACACATTTTCGGCAATATTAGCGGCATTAGTGCCACGACTACGGTGCATATGGGACCGAGCGGTACCACTACCGTGGTCGAGTACAAATCGAACGGTAATATACCGACACTACAGCCGAGACAACTACTCAGTGCTGCCGGTGTTGGCAATGTCAGCAGTGGCACCACTATAACGCCGACAAATttaagcagcagcagcaacagtagtgcaaataataacagcaataatATAAATTCTAGCAACTATGTGCCTTCTTCACCTTCTTCAACTCACAGCACCCATTCAATTGTAGCCAGCACACCCGCCTCCGCCGCTGCTTCAAATCCTGCCGCACTATCTGTTTCCTACTCGACGGCGCCCTCCACTCAGTTGAGCGTTGCCGGCGCCAATAACGGTACGACAGTGCTTAGCCTGTCGAAACAATTGACAACGCTGCCGGGCGGTGTTGTTACGGTTACCAATGGCAACGGCACGACTAACACAATTTATCAaggacaacaacagcagcagcaaaagcaacaaactgtcgctagtaacaacaacacaagcagCGGTAGCAGCACCTCCAGCACCACACATCACCCGCACAAGAAATATTTGCGCGAAAAGATGAACGTGCTGGATCATGGCGGTGGTGGTAGCAGTagtggtggcggtggtggtgttATCGCCAACACAACTGCCAACAATGTCAACAGCACCAATGGCGCTGTTAATGCCACAACTTCTAACATAACCGTAGTTGCTTCGCCAGCTTCTTCGAGCAGTTCGTTTTCCTCGTCCGTCTCAGTGTCATCCAGTTCATCGTCCACGGCCGCCGTTAACGGTGGTAATAGTCCAGTTTCTAAGTCATTCTATGCTGGCGCAGCCAACAACAGTCACAACACCAGCGCTgttaacggcagcagcagcagcagtagcggTGCCATAAACTACTCCAGCACGGCGAATACAACGCCGACAGTGGTGCTGGGCAGTGTATCAGCAGTCGCCACAAATAGCGTGCACACGATCACCAGCTCCCCGGTGGCAGCGGGTGTGCCGCCCACATACGCCATAATGCAGTACCAAAGTGTGGc CTCCTCACCTAGCATGTCCTCGCCAGAACCAAATAATTCCAAAGAAATGTATCCACTTATTGCACCTCAGCTACAGCAACAACGCAACTCGATGCGTTCGCCCACCTCCTATTCTAGCTATGATAATGACTCATTGAAAGATTTCGAAATATCCACCAATGGCTCAAGCGGCTTGAGCCGCAACAATACCAGTACACCACAACATCAAATGCACCAGTCCACGCAATCGCAACAACTGTCGTCTTCAGGTTCGTCGGCATCCTCGAAGAATAGCCATAACGGCAGCACTGGCGGCGGTGGTGGGTCAAATTCGAACGGTGCCGTCACACCACAAAAGCAAAAGCATCCGAACAATGTGCCCTACGATCCGTTCGTGCACACACACAACAAACCGCCCTATAGTTTTAG tTCCTTAATATTTATGGCCATTGAGGGCTCAAACGAGAAAGCTTTGCCCGTTAAAGAGATCTATACTTGGATTATGCAGCATTTTCCGTATTTCAAGACAGCACCAGCCGGTTGGAAGAACAGCGTACGTCACAATTTGTCCTTAAACAAGAGTTTTGTGAAAGTGGAGAAAGCGCCG AATATGGGCAAGGGCTCGCTTTGGCGCGTGGAACCACAACAAAGACAAAATCTCATACAAGCGCTAAATCGCTCACCATTCTTCCCCAACTCGGCCGTCGATAAGTCGGCATCGCTCAAGAGCCCTGGCGGCAATGACTCACTGGTTGGCTACGATACAGTCGACAGTGTAGGCAGCAGCGGTGGCGGTGCCTGCAGTCCAGCGCCTAAATCAAACATAAATCCGCGTATTGATCCGCGATTGTATCCTAAATTGTCAAAAGTTATTGGTGGGCAGGATGTGCCCGACGAAGACACTCCGTCCGACTATAGTACAACAAATCATAATAACAATTTGAATAAtcacaatagcaacagcaacaacaaatataacacTTATAATAGCTCACCAGTGCAGCAGAATGGGGTCAGTGGCGGTGGCACTTCCATATTGGGTGCTTTTAGCAGCTACGAAAGTATCGAGCGCTTGGCACGCGACTGCGGCGCTGATAGCATCGACGATGTAAACGCTGCAACGGCAATGTTGGCGTTGAAACATGGCCCTAAGGTGTTTGCAGAGACCTTCCAGAATGG TGCGCCCGTTATAACATCTTCACCAAGTGAGGATCATACCTACTCTGCAGGTGGCGGTGCAGGTGGTGGCGCTGGTGCCAACAGCGGTTCCACAACACCAGTAGCCAATGGCAATATGGCACCATTAGCCTTGAATGGCAATACACAGTATGCCGTTAATGGtgcacagcagcagcaaaatgGTTGCAATGGCGATAATCAAAGCAATTACACTTCCTCCGATGCGGCATACGAGAGCAGCGAAGATAA CAATAACATCACGCCCGAAGAGTTGGAGGATCAACGGCGTCAACGTGAGGGCGTCGATGCATTGCTCTCGCTCTCACGTTCCTCCGTTGTCGAATCGCCAACAAAGCGACCGTCATCGACCAGCGTCGAAGAAGAACACCTAACCGCCTGCCTTGAAAACAACAaagtcaacaacaataataatagtcaTTTTACCAATGGTAACGGTAAAATGGCATTACTTACCAGTGCGGTCGCCTAcagtcaacaacagcaacatcattTGTACGAGGACAGCAGCAGCTTTCATTCGCCCAGCTATTATGGCACGGCACACAGTGGACCACACCAATTGCATCACCATCTCGGCTTAGGCGGTGGCAGTGCACAGCGTAAAATCAAACCCTTGCGTAGTCTGCGCACAAAAATCAAGCGCAAAGCGCCATGGATGAGCAAGGCACGGTGA